DNA sequence from the Antarctobacter heliothermus genome:
CAGAGGTCAAGACGGTCTGGGTGCCCTACGGCGCATGACGAAACGGGGCAAAAAGCGCTTGAAAAGAACGCTTCCAGGCCCCACCTGCATGCCTCGACACTGGCAACCAGTGCCCGAAATGCAAGTTTGCGCAGCTGATCACGCGCGCAGCGATCACCCGCCGACCGCGTGACATTGAGAATTTACTTTCGGGATGCTATGTTTATGACACCGCTTGGCGTCCGGGCATTGGGCGTCTGCACCGACAAAGGAGGACATTGTCCTGTCTTCGACGACACTTGCGGCACAAGCCGCGGATCACGGCCGGGGACTCTCGGCCATGGCGCAAAGCCTCCCGACCGCAGAGACACTTCTCTCGGTCGTGCTCGAAACTCTGAATGACAACAAGGCCGAGGAAATCGTGCAGATTGATCTGCGCGGTAAAACCGCCGTTTGCGATTACATGGTAATCGCATCGGGTCGGTCGTCGCGTCAGGTCGCGGCGCTGTCAGAGAATTTGGCCGATAAACTCAAACAGGACCACGGCGTGCTCTCAACGACTGAGGGCAAAGGCACCGGGGACTGGGTGCTCATCGACGCGGGTGATGTGGTGATCCACGTTTTCCGGCCCGAGGTGCGTGAGTTCTATCAGCTAGAAAAGATGTGGGCACCAATGACGGCCCCTCAGGCCTGAGTGTTGCGCCTACATGTCTGCGTCGTCGGCCGGCTCCGGAAGGGGCCGGAAAAGGCGCTTGTCGACGATTACCTGACACGGTTCGACCGGACAGGCCGGGCGCTGGGCCTTGGGCCTGCGCAGATGACAGAGGTTGAAGACCGCAAGGGCGGCGGCATGAGCGCCGAGGCCGCCCTGCTGAGCCGCGCCATTCCCACAGGCGCGCGGCTGTGCGCGCTGGACGAGCGCGGGCAGACATGGTCCTCACCTGAATTTTCCCAAAAGCTGGCAGGCTGGCGCGACACCGGCACACAGGATCTGGCTTTTGTGATCGGCGGGGCGGATGGCATAGACCCCTCCCTGCGCGCCGAGGCCCAGGATCTCATGTCCTTTGGGCCAATGGTCTGGCCGCACATGCTGGTCCGGGTGATGCTGACCGAACAGCTGTATCGCGCCGCCTCTATCCTTGCCGGCGCGCCCTATCACCGGGCCTGACGCACGGCGTCAACGGTAGGCGATCCACAGCAGGATCACGCCCAGAATGACGCGGTAGATCACATAGGGGGTAAAGCTGACCGACCGCAGCAGGCGCATCATCAAGGTCAACGCCCCCAACGCCGACACAAAGGCCAGCACGGCAGCAATCGCGCCGTCCCGCGCGGCCTGGGCGTCTGCGGTGGTGATCACCTCTGCCCCCAGCAGGACAGCGGATGCCAGTATGGTCGGGATCGACATAAGCATCGCCAGCTTTGCACCGTCGTGACGGGTGTACCCCAAATGTCGCGCTGCCGTGATCGTGATGCCGGACCGGGAGGTGCCGGGGATCAGCGCCACCGCCTGCCACAGCCCCATGATAACGGCGTCGCGCAGGGTCCAGTCGCCTTCGGTCTTGACCTGCGCCCCTCGCCGGTCAGCCCAGTAGAGGACAACGCCAAAGATCAGCATGGCCCAACCGATCACCGCAACAGAGCGCAGCATTTCGTCAAGCCCGGTCAATTTCAGCGTCAGCCCGACGACAACCACCGGAATCGTGGCCATCAGCAGTAGAAACGCCAGCCGCGCGCCGGGCGTGTCGATACGCCCCGTGATCAGGCGCAGCGTTCCCGCCGCAGCCAGCCGCACGTCGGACCAGAAATAAAGAACCACCGCAAAAAGCGTGCCAAGGTGCGCCGCAACGTCGATCACCTGCCCCTGATCCTGCATACCGGTCAGACTGGGCAAGAGAATCAGGTGTCCAGAGGACGAAATCGGCAAGAATTCGGTAACCCCTTGGATCAGGGCGAGAATCAGCAGTTGCGTAAAAGGCATTGTCGGGGTCCAATCGTGATCACGGCCCACGGTATAACCCCTTGTTTCGGGGGAGAAAGCGACTATTTAGGTCCGGATCGGAACAAAAAACACCTGCCTGGCCGAATGTTTTCAACAAAAAACCGATCAGAAAGCCATTATAGGTCAATAGTTCTGACTTTTATTCCCTCGCAAGCTTTTGTATGGAAGCCAGGACTGACGTGGGATCACCTGCAAGGGGATATGGAATGGCCAAGCAGCCGATGCTGAAATTTGTCGATATTGCGCGCGAAATGCCGTCCAAGCGGGATGCCTCGGATCGCCGAGCCGACTTTGACGAAATCTATGCGGAATACGCCGATGCAAAGGCGACAGAACAGGCCGCCCGGTGCAGCCAATGCGGCGTGCCCTATTGCCAGACCCATTGCCCGCTGCACAACAACATCCCCGATTGGTTGCGCCTGACCGCGATGGGCCGTCTGGAAGAGGCCTATGAGGTCAGCCAGTCAACAAACACCTTCCCCGAGATTTGTGGCCGCATCTGCCCGCAGGATCGCCTGTGCGAAGGCAACTGTGTCATCGAACAATCAGGCCACGGCACCGTCACCATTGGCGCGGTCGAGAAATACATCACCGACACCGCTTGGGAAAACGGCTGGGTCAAGCCGATCACCCCCACGCAGGAACGGACCGAAAGCGTTGGCATCATCGGGGCCGGACCCGGCGGGCTGGCCGCTGCCGACATGCTGCGCCGCGCCGGTGTGCAGGTCACCGTCTATGACCGCTATGACCGCGCGGGCGGGTTGCTGACCTATGGCATCCCCGGCTTCAAGCTGGAAAAGGACATCGTCACCCGCCGCAACGCACAACTGGAACAGGGCGGCGTGCGCTTTGTCCTGAACTGCAACGTGGGCGAGGATCTGTCGTTCGATGACATCCGCGCCCAGCATGATGCGGTCATTATCGCCACCGGCGTCTACAAATCGCGCGATCTGGGCGGACCGGGCGCGGGTGCCAAGGGCATCGTCCGCGCCATCGACTATCTGACCGCGTCGAACCGGGCGTCGAACTTTGGCGACAACGTGCCGGAATTTGACAGCGGTGAGCTGAACGCAAAAGGAAAGAAGATCGTTGTGATCGGCGGCGGCGATACCGCGATGGACTGTGTTCGCACCGCGATCCGTCAAGGCGCGACCAGCGTCAAATGCCTGTACCGCCGCGACCGCGCCAACATGCCGGGTTCGCAACGCGAAGTGCAGAACGCCGAAGAAGAAGGCGTTCAGTTCGAATGGCTGACTGCGCCCAAAGGCTTCAAGGGTGAGCCGGTCAATGCCGTCATCGTTGAAAAGATGCGGCTGGGACAACCGGATGCCACGGGCCGTCAACGCCCCGAAGTCATCGAAGGATCGGACTATGACGAACCCGCCGATATCGTCATCAAGGCGCTGGGCTTTGAACCCGAAGAGCTGCCGACGCTCTGGGGGTGCCCGGAGCTGGAAGTCACACGCTGGGGCACCGTCAAGGCAGAGTTCACCAGTGGCCGCACCGCGCTGCCCGACGTCTATGCCATCGGCGACATCGTGCGCGGTGCCAGCCTTGTGGTCTGGGCCATCCGCGACGGGCGTGACTGCGTCGAGGCGGTTCTTCAGGATCTGGCGGCAAAGGCAGCCATTGCAGCGGAATAAGCTGCGGTATTGAACAAAAGAGGCGCGTTTCGGCTGCGACAGGCAGTCTAGTCGTGCAAAAACCGGGCGCCCCTGTGTGGTTTGGTACAAGCGGGGCCTGAACACTGTCGACCTAACCACGGACGACGAGAACAACACCGCTGATCCGGGAGGGCAAAACGTTGATGAATGGCAAGGCAATGATCGCGGTCCTCGTTGGTCTACCTGCTGTGGTGTTGTTTGCCTCTCCGGCGGCAGCGCAGGTGCAGGGCGGGCTGTTCACCCCGCCCGAGGGCTGTGAAACCTATCTCACAGTGCAATCGCGCAGCTGCAATGTGAGCAATCATTTCATCTGCCCCCAGATCGACCCAGACCACAAGTTCCGCACCGATTTCGGTGAAACGGGCCCCTTCTTCACCAGCCACATCGACGGCGACGCCCAGTGGATCGAAAGCGGCCCGCCAGAGGCCCCGAGCCGGACCCGCACCGTGGCCCCGATCACCGATCCCGGCAGTGTGTCTGAACTGATCGAGACCGGCGTGGATAGCTTTGACTTCTACCAGTACTCGGAAGAGGATGGCCGCTACCGGGTGACCGGCTTTGACCGCATCATGGGAGAGGTCGAAATCGACGGTGAACCGCTGTTCCGCACCGAATTTGAAATGACCCGCCGCGACGCGGACGGACGTGTCATCGAACAGGTCCGGGGCAACGAATATGTGTCGGCCCGGCACAAACGGTTCTTTTCCGGTTTTGCCACCGACATCACCGAAGACGCGCGCGCGACCAATGCCCGCGACCGCAGCCCGGTCGAGTTCATCTATCCCGATGAGCCGGGCTTTCGCGGCACCTATCCGCGCTATGATTGTGACCTGATGAGCGCCCTGCGCCATTCGGAGGACATCGCATGAGCGGTACAACAACAGGTGGCTGCCTGTGCGGCGCGGTGCGGTTCACTGCGCAGAACGTCCCGGCAAAGGCAGGTGTCTGCCATTGCGAGATGTGCCGCCGCTGGACCGGCTCGGCGCTGATCGGTGTGACCGTCGCGCTGGAAAACGTGGACTGGCAGGATGAAACCCATCTTGGACGCATCCAATCATCGCATTGGGCCGAACGCGGGTTCTGCACGCGCTGCGGCACGGGGATGTTCTTCCGTGTAACGATGGACTCGGACTATTCTGGCGACATCGAACTGCCCATCGGCGTCTTTGACGACCCCGATGGCTTTGAGATCACCAACGAGATCTACATCGACGTCAAGCCCGACAGCTATGCCTATGAGGGGCAATCAGACCGTAAACTGATGACGCGGGCCGAATGTCACGCGAAATTCGGTGTTCTGGCAGAGAACGCCGACTAAGGAATTTTCGGCGGGAGGATCCCCGGATGGGATCGCCGCCATGACAGAAGAACCCGGGCCGCTGCGTGCGGTCCACGAACGGAGGGCTTGAGCCATGACCAAATTCGACGCCGACTGGGTACGGGCCGAGGAAACCAAGCGCAAGTGGATGTCTGAAAACGGCATGTACCACGAGAGCGAGGAACACAGCTCTTGTGGGGTGGGTCTGGTCGTCAGCATCGACGGCAAGGGATCGCGCCGCGTGGTCGAGGCGGGCATTTCCGCGCTCAAGGCGGTCTGGCACCGCGGCGCGGTTGACGCCGACGGCAAGACCGGTGACGGCGCGGGCATCCATGTCCAGATCCCGGCCCCGTTCTTTTATGATCAGATTGGCCGTACTGGCCACACCCCGCGCAAGAACGAACTGATGGCCGTGGGTCAGGTGTTCCTGCCGCGCACCGATTTTGGCGCACAGGAAACTTGCCGGACCATCGTGGAAACCGAAGTTCTGCGCATGGGATACTACATCTATGGCTGGCGCCACGTTCCGGTGAACGTGGAGGTTCTGGGCGAAAAGGCCAACGCCACCCGCCCCGAGATCGAACAGATCATCATCTCGAACTCCAAGGGTGTCGACGAAGAGACCTTTGAACGCGAACTGTATGTCATCCGTCGTCGCATCGAAAAGGCCGCCTCGGCGGTTGGCATCGGGCAGCTGTATATCGCCTCGCTGTCGTGCCGGTCGATCATCTACAAAGGCATGATGCTGGCGCAGGACGTGGCAGAGTTCTATCCCGACCTGCAGGACGAACGGTTTGAGAGCGCCTTTGCCATCTACCACCAGCGTTATTCGACCAACACCTTCCCGCAGTGGTGGCTGGCGCAACCCTTCCGCATGTTGGCCCATAACGGTGAGATCAACACGCTCAAGGGCAATGTGAACTGGATGAAAAGCCATGAGATCCGCATGGCCTCCTCGGCCTTTGGCGACATGGCCGAAGACATCAAGCCGATTGTGCCCAACGGGTCGTCCGACTCTGCCGCGCTGGATTCGGTGTTCGAGGTGCTGGTCCGCGCCGGGCGCAGCGCGCCGATGGCCAAGACCATGTTGGTGCCGGAATCGTGGTCCAAGCAGGCGGTGGAACTGCCGCAGGCATGGCGCGACATGTATTCCTACTGCAACTCGGTGATGGAACCCTGGGACGGCCCCGCCGCCTTGGCCATGACCGATGGCCGCTGGGTCTGTGGCGGTCTGGACCGCAACGGTCTACGCCCGATGCGTTATGTGGTGACCGGCGACGGTCTGCTGATTGCCGGCTCCGAAATCGGCATGGTGCCGACGGATGAGGCAACAGCCCGCGAAAAAGGCGCGCTGGGACCGGGCCAGATCATCGCCGTCGACATGAAAGAGGGCAAACTTTACCACGACACCGAAATCAAGAACCGTCTGTCGTCCAACCAGCCGTTTGGCGACTGGGTCGAAAAGATCACGGAACTGGATGAGCCGCTGTCCGCCGTCACCGAAAAGCCGCTGTTCGAGGGCACTGAACTGCGCCGCCGTCAGATCGCGGCCGGCTACACCATGGAAGAGTTGGAACAGATCCTGGCGCCCATGGCCGAAGACGCCAAGGAATCGCTGGCCTCGATGGGCGACGATACCCCCAGCGCGGTCTTGTCCAAAAAGTACCGCCCGCTGTCGCATTACTTCCGCCAGAACTTCAGCCAGGTGACAAACCCGCCGATCGACTCTCTTCGCGAATATCGCGTGATGTCGCTGAAGACACGGTTCGGCAACCTCAAGAACGTGCTGGACGAGGATTCCTCACAGACGGAAATCCTTGTTCTGGACACCCCTTTTGTCGGCAACGCCCAATTCACGGAACTTCAGGCCCATTTCAACGCCCCCTGCGTTGAGATCGACTGTACCTTCAGCGGCGGCCCCGGTGCCCTGCGTGAGGGACTGGCCCGCATCCGCGCCGAGGCAGAGGATGCGGTGCGCTCCGGGACCGGTCACATCATCCTGACGGATGAGCATTGCGGCCCCGACCGGGTTGCCATGCCGATGATCCTTGCCACCAGCGCGGTGCACAGCCACCTGACCCGCAAGGGCCTGCGCACCTTCTGCTCACTCAACGTGCGCAGCGCAGAGTGCATCGACCCGCATTATTTTGCCGTGCTGATCGGTGCAGGTGCGACCATCGTAAACGCCTATCTGGCCGAGGACAGCCTTGCCGACCGCATCAAGCGTGGTCTGCTGGACATGACCCTGACAGAGGCGGTCGCCCGTTACCGCGAGGCGATTGATCAGGGCCTGCTCAAGATCATGTCCAAGATGGGCATCTCTGTCATTTCGTCCTATCGCGGTGGCCTGAACTTTGAGGCCGTGGGCCTGAGCCGTGCGATGTGTGCCGAATACTTCCCCGGCATGGTCTCCCGCATCAGCGGCATCGGCGTCAGCGGCATCCAGAAAAAGGCCGAAGACGTGCATGCCCTTGGCTTCATCTCTGGCCGTGACGTGCTGCCGATTGGCGGCTTCTACAAGGCACGCAAATCGGGTGAGACGCACGCTTGGGGCGCGCAGACCATGCACCTGCTGCAGGCCGCCTGTGACCGTGCCTCTTACGAGATGTGGAAGCAGTACTCCAAGGCGATGCAATCCAACCCGCCGATCCACCTGCGCGACCTGTTGGCGATCAAGCCGCTGGGCGGGCCGATCCCGATCGAAGAGGTGGAAAGCATCACCTCGATCCGCAAGCGGTTCGTGACACCGGGCATGTCCCTTGGCGCGCTGTCGCCCGAGGCACACAAGACCCTGAACGTGGCCATGAACCGCATCGGTGCGAAATCCGACAGCGGGGAGGGCGGCGAAGATCCGGCCCATTTTGTGCCCGAACCCAACGGCGACAACCCGTCAGCCAAGATCAAGCAGGTGGCCTCGGGTCGCTTTGGCGTCACCGCCGAATACCTCAACCACTGCGAAGAGCTGGAAATCAAAGTCGCCCAGGGTGCCAAGCCCGGTGAGGGCGGCCAGTTGCCCGGCATGAAGGTCACTGACTTGATCGCCCGTCTGCGCCACTCGACCAAAGGCGTGACGCTGATCTCCCCGCCGCCGCACCACGACATCTACTCGATCGAGGATCTGGCGCAGCTGATCTACGACCTCAAGCAGATCAACCCGCGCTGCAAGGTGACGGTCAAGCTGGTGGCCTCGTCCGGTGTCGGCACGATTGCGGCCGGCGTGGCCAAGGCCAAGGCCGACGTGATCCTGATTTCGGGCCACAACGGCGGCACCGGCGCATCGCCCGCGACCAGCATCAAATACGCTGGCCTGCCGTGGGAAATGGGTCTGACAGAGGCGCATCAGGTTCTGTCGATGAACAACTTGCGCGGCCGGATCACCCTGCGCACCGATGGCGGGCTGCGCACAGGACGCGACATCGTCATGGCAGCCATGTTGGGGGCCGAGGAATACGGCATCGGCACCGCCGCCCTGATCGCCATGGGCTGCATCATGGTGCGCCAGTGCCAGTCCAACACCTGCCCGGTCGGCGTCTGCACCCAAGACCAGGCACTGCGCGACAAGTTCACCGGCTCGGCAGACAAGGTTGTGAACCTGATCACCTTCTACGCGCAGGAAGTGCGCGAGATCCTCGCCGAAATCGGCGCGCGCAGCCTCAAGGACGTGATCGGCCGCGCCGATCTGCTCAGCCAAGTGTCGCGCGGCTCCGATCATCTGGACGATCTTGACCTGAACCCGCTGCTGATCCGCGTCGACGGCTCGGACGACATCGTCTACGACCGCGCCAAACCGCGCAATGAGGTCCCTGATACGCTGGACGCCGAAATCGTGCGCGACGCCGCCCGCTTCCTGCAGGACGGCGAAAAGATGCAGCTGTCTTATGCGGTGATGAACACACACCGCACCGTGGGCACGCGGATCTCCAGCCACATCGTGCAGAAATTCGGGATGCGCAACGCGCTGCAACCCAACCACCTGCACGTCAAGCTGACCGGCTCCGCCGGCCAGTCGCTGGGGGCTTTCGCAGCGCCGGGCCTGAAACTGGAGGTGTCGGGGGACGCCAACGACTATGTCGGCAAGGGCCTGTCCGGCGGTCTGATCGTGGTCCGCCCGCCGCTGGTATCGCCGCTGGTGGCGTCTGAGAACACGATCATCGGCAACACGGTGCTCTACGGCGCCACCGATGGATATCTTTTCGCTGCAGGCCGTGCCGGCGAACGATTCGCGGTACGCAACTCCGGCGCGTCGGTGGTGGTCGAGGGCTGCGGCTCCAACGGCTGCGAATACATGACCGGAGGCGTTGCGGTGATCCTTGGCGCCATCGGCGCAAACTTCGGTGCCGGGATGACCGGCGGCATGGCCTATATCCATGACCCGGACGGCACCGCCACGGCGATGATGAACATGGAAGGGCTTGTTACCTGCCCGGTCACCGTCACCGCATGGGAAGACCAGCTCAAAGGCCTGACCGAACGGCACATGCAGGAAACCGGCAGCCGCAAGGCAACCGACATCCTGCAAAACTGGGATCTGGAAAAGGCACATTTCATGCAGATCTGCCCCAAGGAGATGCTGGACAAGATCCCGCATCCTCTGGGCATCGAGGGCGATCTGGCCGTCCCGGCCGAATAAGCCGTCGTGTAACCACAGTCCCAAGGGCCCGGTCACGCGACCGGGCCCTTTTTCGGTCCGCCCGACCCACCCGCCTGTTTCTTCTGTCCGGAAATATCCCGGGGAGCGCGAGGGGCTGGCCCCTCGCCTGCACAACATCCAGCACCGCACCACCGCTCAGGCGTTGGCGACCGGCACCGGCTGGGCTACAGAGACGTCATGGCAGTCAAGTCAAGAAAATCGACACGCGGCAAGCCGCGCGGAAAAAACAAAAAGGCCTCGCGGTCGTTTCGTCCCCTTGCCTTTGTCCGGCGCTGGCTGTGGCGAACCGGCTTGGCCCTGGCTCTGCTGGCGGTGTGCGTCGTTCTGCTGTTTCGCGTGGTCAATCCCCCCACAACACATACCATCTGGTCTGAATCGCGCCGCTTGGACGGCGTGCAGCGTACATGGGTTGATGCCGCGAACATCGCCCCGGTCATGCTGCGCTCGGCCGTGGCCGCAGAGGATGCAAATTTTTGCACCCACTGGGGCTTTGACATGGATGCCATCCGCGCCGCCATCGACGACGGCGCAAGCCGGGGGGGCAGCACGATCAGCCAGCAGGTGGTCAAGAACGTCTACCTCTGGCAGGCGCGCAGCTATGTCCGCAAGGCATTGGAGGCGCTGATGACCCCCCTGTTGGAGGCGCTCTGGCCCAAACGGCGTATCCTAGAGGTCTATCTCAACGTCGCCGAATTCGATGAGGGCGTCTTTGGCGTCGATGCAGCGGCGCGTCACTATTTTGGCGTCAGTGCGGGGGCGTTGACAGACCGGCAGGCCGCATTGCTCGCCTCGGTCCTGCCCAACCCCAAGGAACGCGAGGCCAACCGCCCCAGCGCCGCGATGAATAGGCGGGCGGCAACCATCATGGATGGCGCTGCGCTGATCGCCAAAGACGGCCGCGCCGCCTGTTTCGAAAACTGACAGGGTTTGATCTGATGATCCGATCACCCGCACGCGGCTGCCGCGTGCGGGTGTTTTTTCGGGCGCCTCAGAAGTCCAGCTTCAGCCCGTGTTCCAGTTGCAGGGTCTCTGCCTCCGGCATCGACAGCCGCGTCACGATCGCGCCACGGCCATTGGCAACCGGACGCTCCCGCTTGATGTTGAAGGTAAAGCGGCGGTTGTCGTCGATCTGCTCCACATCCACCTCAAGTCCCCAGGTCAAGCCGCTGGCAGCATCCGTCCGCTCCCAGGCAAAGGCCAGCCCCACACCGCAGTTCGTCGCGTCGTCGTACGACGACAGCTCGCAGACAAAGCGCGGGGTAAAGGCCGTGCGCATCATGCCGGCCAGTGCCTCTGCCCCGCCCGGTGCGGCCAGGCTTTCGAACCGGATTTCCGCCGTGGCGCGCACGCCGCTGAAATCGTCCAGATCGATCACGCCGTCATGGCTCAGCCCCAGTTGCGTGGCGGTGACATCCGCATCCCCGGCCTTGGCATAGGACAGGTCCAGCCCGACCCGCGGCTTCATCACAAAGCTGTCAAAGGCCCGCTCCCCCGAAACGCCAACCCCGGCAAACCCGGCAAGATAGCTGTATTGGCCGGTGGCGTTGATCGGCGCGGCGGCGGCATCAAAGTCGATGTCAAACGTGTGCCGCCCGGCTGCCCCGGCGACGTAGTAGTCCAGGAACAGCCCTTCCGCAAAGCTGCGCGCGCCGTACAGACCGCCATTGACACCAAATCCGTCGATGGACCCGTCGCCCAGTCCACTGACGTCGGTGCGGCTATAGTAGCCACCCAGGAAGTAACCGGACAACGCCTCATCGCTGATGAACCGCTCTCGCTGCCAGGCGAACTGCAACAGGGCCTGAACGCCGGTGTCCTCTGTCTTGTTCAGCGAGAAGGTGCCATCGAGGATCTCACGCGTGTCGGTAACACAGTTGTAAGCGTCGCGACCAAAGGTGCCGCGCGCAGCGCCGGTTCCGTCCTGCACCTGGACACTGCCATCGACGTCAAAACCCTCGATTGTTCCGCAATGCAGGTCACGTCCGGCCTGCAGGCGCTGCAACGCGCCCTTGGCCATCCGGCTGAACGCCTTGGTCTGGGTTGTGATCGTCTCCTTGAGATCGTCTTCAAGGATCTCGGTCAGCGGTTCACGGATCTGGTCGACAAGGTCGTCCGTCACCGTGACCGTCGCCAGTGCCAGCGGCGCACCGTCATAGCGGGTGTCGCCCGAGCTGACCACGACAGTCGGCTGACAACTGTGCGTGCCTTCCACCTTGTCATCGTCGATGGCGCGGATCGTCAGCGCCTGCGGCACCGCGTAGTCCGCCGACGTGAAGGTCATGCTGGCCGGGGACACGGAACACTGACTGTCGCCAGCAAAGCGCAAGGTGACCGGCGATGTGGGTGTTCCCAGCAACGCAAAGGTCATGGTGGCATCGTCGCCGCCGCCTTCGTTCGTCACAAGATCCACGTTGACCACCGCGATGTCGGCAAAGTCGTCATCGGCAATGTTGGCGCTGCGCGTGACCGTGGTGCCCAGCACCGTGGTCAGGTCACCCGCTGTAACGCCGGTCAGCGTGATCTCGACCGTTTCCGGCCCCTCGATCTCGCCGTCTTCCAGAACCGGCACGGTGATCGTGGCCGATATGGCGCCCGCCGGGATGGTCACGGTGCCCGAAAGCGCGGTGAAGTCCGTGCCGGACGTAGCAGAGCCTGCAACGGTGTAGCTGATCACCGTATCCACCGTCGAAACACGACCCTGCGTGATGGTAAAGGTGGCGTCGGTTGGCGCGCCGGCGTTCGCCTCTGCCCCGTCGGACGAGGCGGTGACTGTGACTAGGTTCTCGGCGCACTGTGTCATCGGGATGTTGTTGGACAGGACAAAGGGGTCGCCCGATTCAATCACAAAGCTGGTATAGAACGCCGGGTTTGCCGCCAGTGACGTGTCGGCAAGGAAACCGGTCGCGCCGGTCTCGGACGAGCCGAT
Encoded proteins:
- the rsfS gene encoding ribosome silencing factor, whose protein sequence is MAQSLPTAETLLSVVLETLNDNKAEEIVQIDLRGKTAVCDYMVIASGRSSRQVAALSENLADKLKQDHGVLSTTEGKGTGDWVLIDAGDVVIHVFRPEVREFYQLEKMWAPMTAPQA
- the rlmH gene encoding 23S rRNA (pseudouridine(1915)-N(3))-methyltransferase RlmH, whose protein sequence is MRLHVCVVGRLRKGPEKALVDDYLTRFDRTGRALGLGPAQMTEVEDRKGGGMSAEAALLSRAIPTGARLCALDERGQTWSSPEFSQKLAGWRDTGTQDLAFVIGGADGIDPSLRAEAQDLMSFGPMVWPHMLVRVMLTEQLYRAASILAGAPYHRA
- a CDS encoding undecaprenyl-diphosphate phosphatase, whose protein sequence is MPFTQLLILALIQGVTEFLPISSSGHLILLPSLTGMQDQGQVIDVAAHLGTLFAVVLYFWSDVRLAAAGTLRLITGRIDTPGARLAFLLLMATIPVVVVGLTLKLTGLDEMLRSVAVIGWAMLIFGVVLYWADRRGAQVKTEGDWTLRDAVIMGLWQAVALIPGTSRSGITITAARHLGYTRHDGAKLAMLMSIPTILASAVLLGAEVITTADAQAARDGAIAAVLAFVSALGALTLMMRLLRSVSFTPYVIYRVILGVILLWIAYR
- a CDS encoding NAD(P)-dependent oxidoreductase is translated as MAKQPMLKFVDIAREMPSKRDASDRRADFDEIYAEYADAKATEQAARCSQCGVPYCQTHCPLHNNIPDWLRLTAMGRLEEAYEVSQSTNTFPEICGRICPQDRLCEGNCVIEQSGHGTVTIGAVEKYITDTAWENGWVKPITPTQERTESVGIIGAGPGGLAAADMLRRAGVQVTVYDRYDRAGGLLTYGIPGFKLEKDIVTRRNAQLEQGGVRFVLNCNVGEDLSFDDIRAQHDAVIIATGVYKSRDLGGPGAGAKGIVRAIDYLTASNRASNFGDNVPEFDSGELNAKGKKIVVIGGGDTAMDCVRTAIRQGATSVKCLYRRDRANMPGSQREVQNAEEEGVQFEWLTAPKGFKGEPVNAVIVEKMRLGQPDATGRQRPEVIEGSDYDEPADIVIKALGFEPEELPTLWGCPELEVTRWGTVKAEFTSGRTALPDVYAIGDIVRGASLVVWAIRDGRDCVEAVLQDLAAKAAIAAE
- a CDS encoding GFA family protein encodes the protein MSGTTTGGCLCGAVRFTAQNVPAKAGVCHCEMCRRWTGSALIGVTVALENVDWQDETHLGRIQSSHWAERGFCTRCGTGMFFRVTMDSDYSGDIELPIGVFDDPDGFEITNEIYIDVKPDSYAYEGQSDRKLMTRAECHAKFGVLAENAD
- the gltB gene encoding glutamate synthase large subunit; its protein translation is MTKFDADWVRAEETKRKWMSENGMYHESEEHSSCGVGLVVSIDGKGSRRVVEAGISALKAVWHRGAVDADGKTGDGAGIHVQIPAPFFYDQIGRTGHTPRKNELMAVGQVFLPRTDFGAQETCRTIVETEVLRMGYYIYGWRHVPVNVEVLGEKANATRPEIEQIIISNSKGVDEETFERELYVIRRRIEKAASAVGIGQLYIASLSCRSIIYKGMMLAQDVAEFYPDLQDERFESAFAIYHQRYSTNTFPQWWLAQPFRMLAHNGEINTLKGNVNWMKSHEIRMASSAFGDMAEDIKPIVPNGSSDSAALDSVFEVLVRAGRSAPMAKTMLVPESWSKQAVELPQAWRDMYSYCNSVMEPWDGPAALAMTDGRWVCGGLDRNGLRPMRYVVTGDGLLIAGSEIGMVPTDEATAREKGALGPGQIIAVDMKEGKLYHDTEIKNRLSSNQPFGDWVEKITELDEPLSAVTEKPLFEGTELRRRQIAAGYTMEELEQILAPMAEDAKESLASMGDDTPSAVLSKKYRPLSHYFRQNFSQVTNPPIDSLREYRVMSLKTRFGNLKNVLDEDSSQTEILVLDTPFVGNAQFTELQAHFNAPCVEIDCTFSGGPGALREGLARIRAEAEDAVRSGTGHIILTDEHCGPDRVAMPMILATSAVHSHLTRKGLRTFCSLNVRSAECIDPHYFAVLIGAGATIVNAYLAEDSLADRIKRGLLDMTLTEAVARYREAIDQGLLKIMSKMGISVISSYRGGLNFEAVGLSRAMCAEYFPGMVSRISGIGVSGIQKKAEDVHALGFISGRDVLPIGGFYKARKSGETHAWGAQTMHLLQAACDRASYEMWKQYSKAMQSNPPIHLRDLLAIKPLGGPIPIEEVESITSIRKRFVTPGMSLGALSPEAHKTLNVAMNRIGAKSDSGEGGEDPAHFVPEPNGDNPSAKIKQVASGRFGVTAEYLNHCEELEIKVAQGAKPGEGGQLPGMKVTDLIARLRHSTKGVTLISPPPHHDIYSIEDLAQLIYDLKQINPRCKVTVKLVASSGVGTIAAGVAKAKADVILISGHNGGTGASPATSIKYAGLPWEMGLTEAHQVLSMNNLRGRITLRTDGGLRTGRDIVMAAMLGAEEYGIGTAALIAMGCIMVRQCQSNTCPVGVCTQDQALRDKFTGSADKVVNLITFYAQEVREILAEIGARSLKDVIGRADLLSQVSRGSDHLDDLDLNPLLIRVDGSDDIVYDRAKPRNEVPDTLDAEIVRDAARFLQDGEKMQLSYAVMNTHRTVGTRISSHIVQKFGMRNALQPNHLHVKLTGSAGQSLGAFAAPGLKLEVSGDANDYVGKGLSGGLIVVRPPLVSPLVASENTIIGNTVLYGATDGYLFAAGRAGERFAVRNSGASVVVEGCGSNGCEYMTGGVAVILGAIGANFGAGMTGGMAYIHDPDGTATAMMNMEGLVTCPVTVTAWEDQLKGLTERHMQETGSRKATDILQNWDLEKAHFMQICPKEMLDKIPHPLGIEGDLAVPAE
- the mtgA gene encoding monofunctional biosynthetic peptidoglycan transglycosylase, producing MAVKSRKSTRGKPRGKNKKASRSFRPLAFVRRWLWRTGLALALLAVCVVLLFRVVNPPTTHTIWSESRRLDGVQRTWVDAANIAPVMLRSAVAAEDANFCTHWGFDMDAIRAAIDDGASRGGSTISQQVVKNVYLWQARSYVRKALEALMTPLLEALWPKRRILEVYLNVAEFDEGVFGVDAAARHYFGVSAGALTDRQAALLASVLPNPKEREANRPSAAMNRRAATIMDGAALIAKDGRAACFEN